A stretch of the Bacillus sp. B-jedd genome encodes the following:
- a CDS encoding DUF2975 domain-containing protein, which produces MKRGSTLFLKMAVFIMGIPVLALCVVGVFWLAKNPANPEYAHILYPIVFGVYGSTIPYYMALYQAFMLLGFIDKNEAFSELSVMALKKIKYCALTISGLYAAILPFVYFVAELDDAPGLIIMGMVPVFASLVIAVFAAVLQRLLKEAIDIKSENDLTV; this is translated from the coding sequence ATGAAACGGGGTTCAACGCTTTTTTTAAAGATGGCTGTTTTTATAATGGGTATTCCTGTTCTTGCCTTGTGTGTAGTTGGGGTGTTCTGGCTGGCAAAAAATCCGGCAAATCCTGAATATGCCCATATATTGTATCCGATTGTCTTTGGGGTTTATGGGTCGACAATTCCGTATTATATGGCATTGTACCAGGCTTTTATGCTTTTAGGCTTTATTGACAAAAACGAGGCGTTCTCGGAACTCTCTGTAATGGCCTTGAAAAAAATTAAATACTGCGCGCTGACGATCAGTGGGTTGTATGCAGCAATTCTGCCATTTGTCTATTTCGTAGCAGAGCTGGATGATGCCCCCGGCCTTATTATCATGGGAATGGTTCCTGTTTTCGCCTCCCTGGTGATCGCCGTCTTCGCTGCTGTCCTCCAGAGGCTATTGAAAGAAGCGATTGATATAAAA